Genomic window (Gemmatimonadota bacterium):
GCCACGCCGCCTTCATGGGGTCCCTCCGCCCGGTAGTACCCCGATCCCGGACCAACGCAGGGTCGAGATCGCCGTGATGTAGTAGCCGTAATTCGTGACACCGGCACCACTCTGCGTCGCAAAGGCCCGCTGCAGGATACGCACTGTCGCATCCTCCGTCGCGTTGTGCCACCGCGGCAGCGCCAGCATCGCCCCCAGGAGGCCGTCCCCACGCACCTCGAGTGTCCGCGCCCCCTGCGTCACCCAAGCCTGCCACGTGTGCGAGGTGTTGACCGCCGTGCGCGCTGAATCTGCGGGGACGAGCGGTATGCGCAAACCCGCCGGGGTCACGAAGGGAGGCGCTGCTCCGCGCCCGACGCGGGCCACCACGGGCGCGGGGGGCTCAGCAAGACCGCTGACCTTCGGCAGGATGATGGTCGCCGCCGTCAGGTCGGCGGGGAGCGGCGCGGTGCCTCCAAACTCGAGCGTGCCACGTGCCCACGTACCGGGAAACCGGACGCCGGCCACCCGTACGGCGGCCTCGGACAGGGTGCGATCCCGCCCCTCCACGCGACCGGGGCGCATGGCCCCCCACACGACCAGCGCCCCCCCCGGAGCGGCAACCCAGGGTGCAATCCAGATGCCGCCACGGTAGTAGCCTTGCGTTGAGTCACCGCCATCGACCATGGCGATCTGCAGGTAAACTGATGTCTCCTCATCGACGGGGTCGATCGTCCCGACCGGGTCGCGCCAGCAGGCGACCACTGCCGCAGCCAGCCCCAGCATTAACCGTGGTATTCCTCGCATCGGTCTCACGCTCCGCAGCCGGGCTGGTAGACGACACGCGGACAGCTCAACTACCCCGAACCGACCCGCGCCGGAGGCCAGGAGGGAGCGACACGACGACCTCGCGGAACGGCGCCGGCTACCGCTCCCCGCGCAACTGCTTCCCGATCTTCTGCACCTCACCCATCACGCGAAGCAGGTTCCCGCTCCAGATCTTGTTGATCTGCTCCTCGGTGTAGCCGCGGCGCACCAGCTCGAGCGTCACGTTGAACGTCTCGCTCGCGTCGTTCCACCCGTCCACACCGCCGCCGCCGTCAAAGTCGGACGAGATCCCGATGTGGTCGATCCCGATCAGCTTGACCGCGTAGTCGATGTGGTCAACGAAGTCCTTCACCGTCGCGCGCGGGGCCGCCGGGAACTGCTGGTTGAGCTGGGCCATCCGCTGTTGGAAGGCCGCCCGCTTGGTGGAGTCCAGCTGCGCCATCGCCCCCGGGCCGACGCCGCCAGGACCGCCGCCAGGGGTGAGGCCAAACTCCTCGCGCAGCCGGTTCAGGGCGCTGATCCGTTCGGGCGAGTCCGGCGGCGCCACCTTCACGTAGCTGTTGAAGGCGACCATCTGCACCACACCGCCGTTCATCTTGAGTGCAAGCAGCTGCTCGTCGTCGAGGTTGCGGCTGACGTTCGCAATTGCGCGAACCGCGGAGTGCGACGCAATGATCGGCGCCTTGGACAACTCGATCGTCCGCAGCATCGACGCCTTGGACGGGTGCGAGATGTCGACCATCACCCCCCACTTGTTCAACTCGGCGATGACCTGTTCACCCAGCGGCGAGATCCCGTTCCACTGGAACTTGCCGTCACGCTCTCCCGTGTTGGAGTCCGAGAGCTGCGAGTGTCCATTGTGTGCGAGGCTCAGGTATCGTCCGCCACGCTCGGCGAAGAGCTTGACGTTGGAGAGGTCCTCGCCGATCGGGTAGCCGTTCTCGATCCCGATGAGGACGACCTTCTTCCCGGCCTGTGAGATCCGTGTGACGTCGGCAGGGGTAAGAGCGAGGCCGACCTTGTCCGGCGCGATCTCGGTGACCAGGCGATGGATCGCGTCGAACTTCTCCATCGCCTGCGTCTTGGCGCGCGCGTAGGCCTCGGGCGAAAACGACGGGCTCTGGCCGACGTAGACGATGAGGAAGGCCGCGTCGAGTCCACCTTCCTGCATCTTCGGGATATTCACCTGCGTGTTCAGGCGATCCTCGTAGTTCGGCTGCCCGGTCCGGAAGTTCGCCGGCGAGATGTCCACGTGGGTATCGAGCGTGATGACCCGGTCGTGGATGGCGCGGGCCCGGGCGACGAGCGCGGGGTCCTGCGCCTGCGCGACGAGGGAGGCGGCGAAGGTGGCCGCGAGGGCGGCTGAAAGGGCGGTGCGAGTCATGTGATGGCAGGCGTGGGGCATGCACGTACAGTGCGGCCGGGGGTTGCGACCGGCAAGGCCTCGCTGGGGCCCCCCCCTTAGGCTTGGTGGCGGCCACGGTCCCTTCCTCCGTCGTGAAGGATGACTGACGGCGATCGCATTCACATGGCCCCCATTGCAGTGAAAGCGGTACCGGCCTCCGGCTCCGGACTTTGTATCCTGGTCACATCCCCACAGCACTTGACTCCATGATCGCACATGCACATCCTACATGCATAGCCTTACAGGATGCATGTATGCCAACCACCGCACCAAAGTCGCGGGAGCCCGTGCAGGCCTGGCTCGATCGCCCGGACCTCGACCTCCTCGACGAACTGGCCGCACGTACCGGGCAGCCCAAGGCAGAGGTGATCCGCCAGGCGATCCGCAGCCTCGCGCGCGAGCTCGACGTCGCCTCGCAACCCGGTGCCGGACTCGGAGCACTCACCGGTGTCCTCACGGCCCCGGCGGTTCCTACCGATCTCTCCTCGAATCATGACGCGTATCTCTATGGCGACCCGAACGCCAAGCCCGCCAAGGCGCGTCGCCGTTGATACGGGGGCGTTGCTCGCCCTGGCCGCCCCCCGCGATCAGTACCATGACCGCGCGCGCGCCATCGCGGACCGGCTCGCGAAGGCTGGGACGCGCTTCGTGGGACATACCCTGGTACTCGGCGAACTGCACGGGCACCTGATCCGGCACCTGGACGCAGAGGCCTCGCGCCGCCTGGTGAGCGGGGTGTTGCGTGATCCGCTCTTCGAGTGGACGGCGGTCACGCCGGAACTCGTCTCCTCCGCCATGAGTGGGTGGATCGAGCGATTCAAGGACCAGCGTTTCTCCCTGACAGACGCGATCACGTTCGAGGTGATGCGCACAGAGCGCCTCTCGCATGCGTTCGCCTTCGACCGGGACTTCACCACGGCCGGGTACGCGCTGGTCTGACGAGCACCAATCCGAAGTCATTGCCCCCTGACCAACGCCCCATGAGTCACGCCCCGCGCCGAGGAAATCTCAGCCGCGTCGTCGCCCTCCCGGCCCTTACCCTGTTCGTCGCCGCCTGCGCGTCGGGGCGAGGACAGCCGGCAGTCGCCCCAACGCCCGCTCCGCAGGTCACCTACACCAGCTGGGTTACCCGGTCCGCCGAATTCGGCGCGATCACCCGCCAAGTGTATGCGCAGGCCACCGACGTCGTGACCCGGGCCGCCGCGGGCAAGGGGCGCGGCAGCTGGGCAGTCATTCTCGATGCCGACGAAACGGTGATCTCGAACCTCGCCTACCAACTCGAACGCGAGAAGCTGGACTCGGGCTTCACGCCCGATTCATGGAACGCATTGACAAAGCGACAGGCGGCCACCTCCATCCCCGGAGCCAAGGCGTTCCTCGACCACGTGCGCACCCTCGGGGGACGCGTGGCCATCGTGACCAACCGACTCGACTCCGAATGTGCCGACTCGCGCGCCAACTTTGACAAACTGTCGCTGCCCTGGGACCTCTTTCTCTGCCGCCCGAACGGCGGGCCATCCGACAAGAACCCGCGGTTCACCGCGGTCGCGGCCGGCGCAGGTCTCCCCGCAGCGCAGTCCATAGAGGTGATCGCCTGGATCGGCGACAACATCCTCGACTTCCCGGCACTCGATCAGTCCATCCGCCGGCAAGGAGACGCCGCCTTCGCCCGGTTTGGCACGCGCTACTTCCTGCTCCCGAACCCGATGTACGGCAGCTGGCAATAAGGGGCCGGGGCGGGGGGGGGGGGGGGGGGGGGGGGGGGGGGGGGGGGGGGGGGGGGGGGGGGGGGGGGGGGGGGGGGGGGGGGGGGGGGGGGGGGGAGGCCGGGGGGGGGGGGGGGGGGGCCCCGTCGGCGCGCGTGAGATGCTGCGCCGCACGGTTGAAGCACGCAGACCGGGGCTGAACCGCAACACCGCCGCGACCGCGTGCCTTCGGGCTGGTGAGATCGGGGGCGACAACACGCATCGCCCCCGAATCACCTGCGGGATTCAGTCGAGCAGGTCCGCCGGGATGTTTCCGCCGTTCTCGGCGATCCGGGCGAGCACCGTCTTGTGCAACCACATGTTCATCTGCGCGGAATCGCCCATCTTCTCTGGCGGACAACCCAGCTCGACGGCCAACTCCTTGCGCGCGGCAAGTGAGTGATCGAGACCGAGCAACTTGTGCAGATCGACAATCGACGTCTTCCAGTTGAGCTTCTCGGGATGGCTCGCCGCGAGCGTCTCGAGCTTGGCGACCACGTCAACCACGGAGATCGCGATCGGGGGCGGTGGGACCGGAGCTTCCACCGGCTTCGGCGGCCCGGGTACGGGAACCACCGGGGGGGCGACCGGCGCCTCGTCCTTTCCCAGGCCCAGCTTGCTCAGGATCTTGCTGAAGATGCTCACGTATACTGCCTCGCGAAGGGGAATGCTGGGAGCGTATGTCGATTAACGATTTCACACAAGGCCGGACGGGAGCCCGGCCACCACTGAAACAGAATCGTTCCGGAGTGGGCCAGACCATGCGGGAGTGCTCGGCGGCGCGCGCTTGCCGACGGACGCGCCCCACGGCAGCATTGGTCTCATGAATCGTCGCGACTTAACCAGGCAAACCGCCCTCGGCGCGCTCGCCGTACCACTCGCCCGGCACCTGCCATCCGCGCCCACCGCCTGGCCCGGGTACGACAGATCCATTGTCCTCGACATGCTGGCCACCGCCGGCCCGTTCAACGTCCCGGGGTGGCTCGACAAGCCGCTGACGCCGGCGATGGTGGAGAACGCGCGCCGCTCTGGGATCACCGCCGTCAACTCCACGGTCTCCGCGCTCGGCCCCACCCCGGCGGAGGGGTTCGAGGGAACGCTCAGGAACATCGCGGCGTGGCACCACGAGTTCGACGCACACCCGGACGCCTTCCTCCCCATCCGGTCCGTCGCCGACATCCGGCGGGCCAAGGCGGAACGCAAGGTCGGCGCCATTTTCGGGTTCCAGGACACCACACCGTACTGGGACAAGATCGAACGCGTGGAGATGTTCCACCGGCTTGGGGTGCGCATCGTCCAGCTGACCTACAACGGGTCCAACCTCGTGGGGGACGGCTGCCTGGTCCCCGAGGACCGTGGGCTCAAGCCATACGGCCGCGAGGTTATCGGACAGCTCAACACGCTGGGATCGCTCGTCGACCTGAGCCACGTCGGCTGGGAGACGACGCGCCAAGCCATCGACGCCTCCACCGTCCCGGTCGCCGCCACGCACTCCGGCTCGGCCGCCGTGACCAACGTCCCACGCAACAAGCCGGACGACATCCTCCGCAAGCTGGCCAACAAGGGCGGCGTGATCGGCGTGTTCATGATGCCCTTCTTGCGCGCACAGGGCCAACCCGGCAAGGAAGACTTTCTTCGGCACCTCACGCACTGCATCAACACCTGCGGGGAGGACCATGTCGGGATCGGTAGTGACCTCTCGATCACCCCGCTTGATCTCTCCCCCGAGTTCCGCGCCGTGCACGCGAAGTTTGTCCAGGACCGACGCGCGGCCGGCATTTCAGCCCCGGGGGAGGCCGAGGACATTTTCAACTATGTGCCGGACTTGAACTCGCCGCGCCGGATGGAGATGGTCGCGGACGCCATGGCCGCCGCTGGGCATTCGTCGGCGCGGATCGAGAAGGTGCTGGGTGGGAACTGGATGCGGTTGCTCTCCGCCGTCTGGCGATGATCTCTGCGATGCGCACCGCCGCTCACTTCCATTCCTACTTCTCCCGCGGCGAGAGACACACGCGCGGCGCCTGGCGCCTTCTTGCGCTTGCGTGCTTCGCCCTCCCTTCGCGGGGTGGCGCGCAACAGACTACGCCCGCGCAGCAGCTCGGTGCCCTGGTGCAGGAGGCCGCACGCATCACCGTCCCGACGCGCTCTGCGGCGGAATATGCGACGGCGTCCGCGGGCTACCGCAGTGTGCTCACCCGCCTGCGCGCCGTGGATCGCTCCGCCCTCGGCCGCGATGACCAGGTCGACTACGATCTCCTCGACGCGCACCTCCGTACGCGCGCCTTCGAGATCGACTCCCTCAAGCTGCACGAAGTCGTCCCGGTCAACTACATCACGTTGGGCGCCACCGATCGCCTATTCCTCCGTCCGGGTGCCATCAGTGACGCCGGCGTCCGCGACGCACTCAACGAACTGCGCGCGCTCCCAACGGTCCTGTCCAACGCGCGAGCGAACCTCAAGGCACCGGCACGCACCTGGACCGAGAATGCGATCGCGCAGTCGCGGTACGCACGCATCCTCCTGGACGACAACTTGCCCCAGGCGCAGGTCGACGACCCGCAACTCAAGCGCGACCTCCTCGCCGCCGGCGCCCAGGCCCGATCGGCGGTCGAGTCGTTCGCGACCTGGATGCAGGAGACGCTCCTGCCCCGCTCCACTCGGGCACCGACGTGGAAGCCGAGCGACATCGATCACTACCAACTCGTCTTCGAGCAACTTGACGCCTATCCCGTAGAGGAGATGCTGCGCATCGCCGCACGGGAAGAAGCGCAGCTGACCGCTGAGATGCAGGACCTCGCCCGCCAGATCCATCCCTCGGGCGACCTGAAGACCGTGTGGGAGCAGATGAAGGACGAAGCCCCACCATGGGAAGGCGTGATCCCGATGGCGCAGCGATACGTCGACATGACCACCGCCTGGCTCAAGGGTGCCGGCTCGCATGTCGTGACCATCCCGGACTTTGACTACGGCGCCGTGCTCACGACGCCGATGGCCCGGCGCACGCTGTCGTTTGGAGGTGCGCAGTATGGGCCCACCGTGGCGGGGCGGCTGTCGGGCTACTACGTGCTCACGCCGCTCGAGCCCTGGTTGACTGCCGAACAGCGCGCCAGCCGCATCCGCAGCTACAACCCGTACTGGACCCACGTTATCTCGTACCACGAGTGGCTGGGCCATACCGCACAGCGGGCGCGCGCGGCGCAGAACGTGACACGCCCCATGCGTCGGCTCTTCCAGAGCGGGTACTTCTCGCAAGCATGGTCGTTCTACCTCGAACGGTTGCTCGAAGAGGAAGGGTACTATGACGTCCTTCCCTATATGGAGCGCCTCAAGACGATGCTGGCGCGACGGCAGATGCGGATGTGGCGCGTGCAGCGCATCCTCACCAAGCTTAAGATGGCGAAGGGCGAGATGACCTTCGACGAGGCCGTCCAGGCCTACATCGACAAGATGGGGATGGAGCCGACCAACGCGTTCCTCGAGGTGCAGCGCGATTCCCAGAACGCGACGCCACCGGGACGCGAAATCATCGGGGAGCTGGCCATTGTCGCCCTCCGCGAGGAGTACCAGCGGCGCATGGGAGCCCACTACTCCATGCGCCACTTCCACGACACCCTGCTCTCCTACGGCGACCTCCCGTTTCGGCAGATTCGCCGGCTGATGCTGGAGTAGGCGGGCCCCACGTGCCCACGATCCCCTCGGCGCAGTACCTTGCCGGTATGGCTCATCGTCGCACCGCGGGCTTGCTCCTCCATCCCACCTCCCTGCCCGGCCCCCACGGCAGCG
Coding sequences:
- a CDS encoding dipeptidase, translating into MTRTALSAALAATFAASLVAQAQDPALVARARAIHDRVITLDTHVDISPANFRTGQPNYEDRLNTQVNIPKMQEGGLDAAFLIVYVGQSPSFSPEAYARAKTQAMEKFDAIHRLVTEIAPDKVGLALTPADVTRISQAGKKVVLIGIENGYPIGEDLSNVKLFAERGGRYLSLAHNGHSQLSDSNTGERDGKFQWNGISPLGEQVIAELNKWGVMVDISHPSKASMLRTIELSKAPIIASHSAVRAIANVSRNLDDEQLLALKMNGGVVQMVAFNSYVKVAPPDSPERISALNRLREEFGLTPGGGPGGVGPGAMAQLDSTKRAAFQQRMAQLNQQFPAAPRATVKDFVDHIDYAVKLIGIDHIGISSDFDGGGGVDGWNDASETFNVTLELVRRGYTEEQINKIWSGNLLRVMGEVQKIGKQLRGER
- a CDS encoding ribbon-helix-helix protein, CopG family translates to MPTTAPKSREPVQAWLDRPDLDLLDELAARTGQPKAEVIRQAIRSLARELDVASQPGAGLGALTGVLTAPAVPTDLSSNHDAYLYGDPNAKPAKARRR
- a CDS encoding PIN domain-containing protein, with product MTRISMATRTPSPPRRVAVDTGALLALAAPRDQYHDRARAIADRLAKAGTRFVGHTLVLGELHGHLIRHLDAEASRRLVSGVLRDPLFEWTAVTPELVSSAMSGWIERFKDQRFSLTDAITFEVMRTERLSHAFAFDRDFTTAGYALV
- a CDS encoding DUF3597 domain-containing protein; this translates as MSIFSKILSKLGLGKDEAPVAPPVVPVPGPPKPVEAPVPPPPIAISVVDVVAKLETLAASHPEKLNWKTSIVDLHKLLGLDHSLAARKELAVELGCPPEKMGDSAQMNMWLHKTVLARIAENGGNIPADLLD
- a CDS encoding membrane dipeptidase, producing MNRRDLTRQTALGALAVPLARHLPSAPTAWPGYDRSIVLDMLATAGPFNVPGWLDKPLTPAMVENARRSGITAVNSTVSALGPTPAEGFEGTLRNIAAWHHEFDAHPDAFLPIRSVADIRRAKAERKVGAIFGFQDTTPYWDKIERVEMFHRLGVRIVQLTYNGSNLVGDGCLVPEDRGLKPYGREVIGQLNTLGSLVDLSHVGWETTRQAIDASTVPVAATHSGSAAVTNVPRNKPDDILRKLANKGGVIGVFMMPFLRAQGQPGKEDFLRHLTHCINTCGEDHVGIGSDLSITPLDLSPEFRAVHAKFVQDRRAAGISAPGEAEDIFNYVPDLNSPRRMEMVADAMAAAGHSSARIEKVLGGNWMRLLSAVWR
- a CDS encoding DUF885 family protein encodes the protein MRTAAHFHSYFSRGERHTRGAWRLLALACFALPSRGGAQQTTPAQQLGALVQEAARITVPTRSAAEYATASAGYRSVLTRLRAVDRSALGRDDQVDYDLLDAHLRTRAFEIDSLKLHEVVPVNYITLGATDRLFLRPGAISDAGVRDALNELRALPTVLSNARANLKAPARTWTENAIAQSRYARILLDDNLPQAQVDDPQLKRDLLAAGAQARSAVESFATWMQETLLPRSTRAPTWKPSDIDHYQLVFEQLDAYPVEEMLRIAAREEAQLTAEMQDLARQIHPSGDLKTVWEQMKDEAPPWEGVIPMAQRYVDMTTAWLKGAGSHVVTIPDFDYGAVLTTPMARRTLSFGGAQYGPTVAGRLSGYYVLTPLEPWLTAEQRASRIRSYNPYWTHVISYHEWLGHTAQRARAAQNVTRPMRRLFQSGYFSQAWSFYLERLLEEEGYYDVLPYMERLKTMLARRQMRMWRVQRILTKLKMAKGEMTFDEAVQAYIDKMGMEPTNAFLEVQRDSQNATPPGREIIGELAIVALREEYQRRMGAHYSMRHFHDTLLSYGDLPFRQIRRLMLE